One stretch of Pseudoramibacter sp. DNA includes these proteins:
- a CDS encoding DUF2284 domain-containing protein: MEYTHKFSSGPLLMDHIIDEYFSLRKARGKCLRCPKYNKFWSCPEFGFDEKLLLQQFKYLYVIGREYEVPREYKQRITGTVRTKRYVEEVRERMNTESWRDLLEIEKDYPDTMTLRPGNCNICVAAGVGCAKKEHKRCRHAELMRFSMEALGLDTDSIAKFEIGMMLNWPTDTHLPEKISCLMGVMTNEKIPMSELRRYFPDAKKSYLKAGETILGGEDKPKAKRVDSWLERQSEEAMAREAREKEAFWEETHGGQPVQDSGNAAWAQDEAMPEEADEAPEASEETDENGQPKYKWLGFKRSVEEADEIMRERPIPKFNVKKPEPEPEPEAPAPEPPQSKPAENNIQFDRMAMLKSSLAEAIRKEIPNATDDQVVQLATETLMNAAAKMQRKNHIAPGSKGKTTFSKTPVQEVEEVRHRQVPPTVEPEREEPELAPVPEQVSAAEQAVQNLRNSAPEPQPVRPRQAAPKMKKVVRRVKRKPAQSAASLPNQDSVGDVLGAALRIAKTVVSEPEPEYEEIVEMVPDVEAAFEPAAPAEPAPAPQPAPQPEPEPEPEDPNDLKGDDDTRYKWLGFKRDPDQPKGNSEAAQAAPASDGEASEAPSAAADVDPNDLKGDDDTRYKWLGFKRDPDAGDGFQHGDWRKKKNY, from the coding sequence ATGGAATATACGCATAAATTTTCATCAGGTCCGCTCCTGATGGATCATATTATCGATGAATATTTCTCCCTCCGGAAGGCAAGAGGGAAATGCCTGAGGTGTCCGAAATACAACAAATTTTGGTCCTGCCCTGAATTTGGCTTTGACGAAAAACTTTTACTTCAGCAATTTAAGTATCTTTACGTGATCGGACGGGAATACGAAGTGCCGCGGGAATACAAACAGCGGATCACGGGAACCGTCCGGACGAAGCGTTACGTTGAAGAAGTCAGAGAAAGGATGAACACCGAAAGCTGGCGGGATCTGCTGGAAATTGAAAAAGATTATCCCGACACGATGACCCTGCGCCCGGGCAACTGCAATATCTGTGTGGCCGCAGGGGTGGGCTGCGCCAAAAAAGAACACAAACGGTGCCGCCACGCCGAACTCATGCGCTTTTCGATGGAAGCGCTGGGGCTCGATACGGACTCCATTGCGAAATTTGAAATCGGCATGATGCTCAACTGGCCCACCGATACCCATCTGCCGGAAAAAATCTCGTGCCTCATGGGCGTGATGACCAATGAAAAGATTCCGATGTCGGAACTGCGGCGCTATTTCCCGGATGCCAAGAAATCTTATTTGAAGGCCGGGGAAACCATTCTCGGCGGCGAAGACAAGCCCAAGGCCAAGCGGGTGGACAGCTGGCTCGAACGTCAGTCGGAAGAAGCGATGGCCCGGGAAGCCCGGGAAAAGGAAGCCTTCTGGGAAGAAACCCACGGCGGCCAGCCGGTTCAGGACAGCGGCAATGCGGCCTGGGCCCAGGATGAAGCGATGCCAGAGGAAGCGGACGAGGCACCGGAAGCAAGCGAAGAGACCGACGAAAACGGCCAGCCGAAGTACAAATGGCTGGGCTTTAAGCGCTCGGTGGAAGAAGCCGACGAAATCATGCGGGAACGGCCCATTCCCAAGTTCAACGTCAAAAAGCCGGAGCCCGAACCAGAGCCGGAAGCGCCGGCTCCGGAACCGCCCCAGAGCAAACCGGCGGAAAACAACATTCAGTTTGACCGCATGGCGATGTTAAAGAGCAGCTTGGCCGAAGCCATCCGCAAAGAAATACCGAACGCTACCGATGATCAGGTGGTGCAGCTGGCGACGGAAACGCTCATGAACGCCGCGGCAAAAATGCAGCGGAAGAATCACATCGCGCCGGGCAGCAAAGGGAAGACGACCTTCTCCAAAACGCCGGTGCAGGAAGTGGAAGAAGTGCGGCACCGCCAGGTGCCGCCGACGGTGGAACCTGAAAGGGAAGAACCGGAACTGGCGCCGGTACCCGAACAGGTTTCTGCGGCAGAACAGGCGGTTCAGAACCTGAGAAACAGCGCGCCGGAACCCCAGCCGGTCCGCCCGCGCCAGGCCGCGCCGAAGATGAAAAAAGTGGTGCGCCGGGTCAAGCGCAAACCGGCCCAGAGTGCGGCCAGCCTGCCAAATCAGGACAGCGTGGGAGACGTCCTCGGGGCGGCGCTGCGCATCGCGAAGACCGTGGTCTCCGAACCGGAACCGGAATACGAAGAAATCGTCGAAATGGTGCCGGACGTGGAAGCGGCCTTTGAACCGGCAGCCCCGGCAGAACCTGCACCTGCGCCGCAGCCGGCCCCACAGCCCGAGCCGGAACCGGAGCCGGAAGATCCCAATGATCTGAAGGGCGACGACGACACCCGGTACAAGTGGCTGGGTTTTAAACGCGATCCCGATCAGCCAAAGGGGAACAGTGAAGCCGCCCAGGCGGCGCCGGCTTCCGACGGCGAAGCTTCTGAAGCGCCTTCTGCAGCAGCTGATGTGGACCCCAACGACTTAAAAGGGGACGACGACACCCGCTACAAATGGCTGGGTTTCAAGCGCGATCCCGACGCGGGAGACGGCTTCCAGCACGGCGACTGGCGCAAAAAGAAAAATTATTAG
- a CDS encoding iron-sulfur cluster assembly scaffold protein produces MEYSVEVKNMCPVASNANHGPAPIPEEGKWVKAKKIEDISGLTHGVGWCAPQQGACKLTLNVKDGVIQEALIETIGCSGMTHSAAMASEILPGKTILEALNTDLVCDAINTAMRELFLQIVYGRTQTAFSENGMPVGAGLEDLGKGLRSQVGTMYGTLPKGPRYLEMAEGYVTKVALNDKDEIIGYAYVNLGVMMENIKKGVDPKEALEKASGQYGRYDEAAKYIDPREE; encoded by the coding sequence ATGGAATATTCTGTAGAAGTCAAAAACATGTGTCCGGTGGCCAGCAACGCCAACCATGGACCTGCTCCTATTCCTGAAGAAGGAAAATGGGTTAAAGCAAAGAAGATTGAAGATATTTCCGGCCTGACCCACGGGGTTGGCTGGTGTGCCCCTCAGCAGGGTGCCTGCAAACTGACCCTGAACGTCAAGGACGGTGTCATTCAGGAAGCTTTGATCGAAACGATCGGCTGCTCCGGGATGACCCACTCTGCTGCGATGGCCTCTGAAATTCTTCCAGGCAAAACCATTCTGGAAGCCCTCAACACCGACTTGGTCTGCGACGCCATCAACACCGCCATGCGCGAATTGTTCCTGCAGATTGTATACGGCCGCACCCAGACCGCTTTCTCTGAAAACGGGATGCCTGTCGGCGCCGGTCTCGAAGATTTGGGCAAGGGCCTGCGTTCTCAGGTCGGGACCATGTACGGCACCCTGCCGAAGGGACCCCGCTATCTGGAAATGGCCGAAGGCTATGTCACCAAAGTGGCCCTCAACGACAAAGATGAAATCATCGGCTATGCCTATGTCAATCTTGGCGTCATGATGGAAAACATCAAGAAGGGCGTTGATCCGAAAGAAGCGCTGGAAAAGGCTTCCGGTCAGTACGGACGTTACGACGAAGCCGCAAAATACATCGACCCGCGTGAAGAATAA
- a CDS encoding GGGtGRT protein, which produces MALFENYERRIDKINKVLAENGISSLEEAKKICDDKGVDVAGIVRGVQTICFENACWAYTMGAALAFKRGVKTAKEAAAVIGEGLQAFTIPGSVAEQRKVGLGHGNLGAMLLDEKTECFAFLAGHESFAAAEGAIGIARSANKVRKKPLRVILNGLGKDAALIISRINGFTYVKTDYDYYTGELKEVSRTAYSDGERAAVNCYGANDVREGVAIMHKEGVDVSITGNSTNPTRFQHPVAGTYKKECIEQGKKYFSVASGGGTGRTLHPDNMAAGPASYGMTDTMGRMHSDAQFAGSSSVPAHVEMMGLIGMGNNPMVGATVAVSVAIEEAQKNA; this is translated from the coding sequence ATGGCGTTATTTGAAAATTACGAAAGAAGAATTGATAAAATCAATAAAGTTCTCGCAGAAAACGGCATCTCCTCTCTCGAAGAAGCCAAGAAAATCTGTGACGACAAAGGCGTAGACGTTGCCGGCATCGTCCGCGGCGTTCAGACCATTTGTTTTGAAAATGCCTGCTGGGCTTACACCATGGGTGCAGCTCTGGCCTTCAAACGCGGCGTCAAAACGGCAAAAGAAGCCGCTGCCGTCATCGGCGAAGGGCTTCAGGCTTTCACCATTCCGGGTTCTGTCGCTGAACAGCGTAAAGTCGGTTTAGGCCACGGCAACCTCGGGGCCATGCTCCTCGACGAAAAAACCGAATGCTTCGCATTCCTGGCCGGCCACGAATCCTTTGCCGCTGCTGAAGGCGCCATCGGGATCGCCCGTTCTGCCAACAAAGTCCGCAAAAAACCGCTGCGCGTTATCTTAAACGGCTTAGGCAAAGATGCCGCTTTGATCATTTCCAGAATCAACGGCTTCACTTATGTCAAAACCGATTACGACTACTACACCGGAGAACTCAAAGAAGTCTCCCGCACCGCATACTCCGACGGCGAAAGAGCGGCTGTCAACTGCTACGGCGCCAATGACGTCCGCGAAGGGGTCGCCATCATGCACAAGGAAGGCGTCGACGTTTCCATCACCGGGAATTCCACCAACCCGACCCGCTTCCAGCATCCTGTGGCAGGAACTTACAAGAAAGAATGCATCGAACAGGGCAAGAAATACTTCTCTGTCGCATCCGGCGGCGGCACAGGCCGTACCCTCCATCCGGACAACATGGCCGCAGGTCCTGCTTCCTACGGCATGACCGATACCATGGGCCGCATGCACTCCGACGCCCAGTTCGCAGGTTCTTCATCTGTTCCGGCACACGTCGAAATGATGGGCCTCATCGGCATGGGCAACAACCCGATGGTTGGTGCTACCGTTGCCGTTTCTGTGGCCATCGAAGAAGCACAGAAAAACGCATAA
- a CDS encoding carbohydrate kinase family protein: protein MKYDVTALGEALIDFVAVDKSESGAALFEQNPGGAPLNVLAAIDRLCGSTAFIGKVGDDLQGRFIRDVMENLAIETKGLVLDPDYTTTMTFVSLDDDGERHFSFARKPGADTQLKKEEVDFDLIRNSKIFHFGSLSLTDEPAREATLCAVDEARKAGVLVSYDPNYRAPLWPDVETAKAQIRMPVPKVDIMKISEEECELLTDKKRPEDAAEVLLSQGVRCVFVTLGADGAMVKTKDFSAFAPAMNVYAVDTTGAGDAFWGAILYQIANQGLDSLNPDNSKRILRFANIVGGLCVEKRGGVSSMPSITDIQDVLGW from the coding sequence TTGAAGTATGATGTGACGGCGCTGGGTGAAGCGCTGATTGATTTTGTAGCGGTAGATAAAAGCGAAAGCGGCGCGGCGCTTTTTGAACAGAATCCCGGCGGCGCGCCCCTCAACGTGCTCGCGGCCATTGACCGGCTCTGCGGGTCGACGGCCTTTATCGGAAAGGTCGGCGACGATCTCCAAGGGCGGTTTATCCGGGACGTCATGGAAAATCTTGCCATCGAAACGAAGGGGCTGGTCCTCGATCCGGACTACACCACGACGATGACCTTTGTCTCGCTGGATGACGACGGGGAACGCCATTTTTCCTTCGCGAGAAAACCCGGCGCCGATACGCAGCTCAAAAAAGAAGAAGTGGATTTTGATTTGATCCGCAATTCAAAGATTTTCCATTTCGGCTCTCTGTCCCTGACCGACGAACCGGCCCGGGAAGCGACGCTGTGCGCCGTGGATGAAGCCCGCAAGGCCGGGGTGCTGGTGTCCTACGATCCGAACTACCGCGCGCCGCTGTGGCCGGATGTGGAAACGGCCAAGGCCCAGATCCGCATGCCGGTGCCCAAAGTCGACATCATGAAGATTTCAGAAGAAGAATGCGAACTGCTTACGGACAAGAAGCGCCCGGAAGATGCGGCAGAGGTGCTGCTGTCCCAGGGCGTGCGCTGCGTGTTCGTGACCCTGGGCGCCGACGGCGCCATGGTGAAGACCAAGGACTTTTCGGCTTTCGCTCCGGCCATGAACGTCTACGCGGTGGACACCACCGGCGCGGGAGATGCCTTCTGGGGCGCGATCCTGTATCAGATCGCCAACCAGGGCCTCGACAGCCTGAACCCGGACAACAGCAAGCGCATCCTGCGTTTTGCTAATATCGTCGGCGGCCTGTGCGTCGAAAAGCGGGGCGGCGTGTCGTCCATGCCGAGCATCACGGATATTCAGGACGTGCTGGGCTGGTAA
- a CDS encoding glycoside hydrolase family 32 protein translates to MQKNQWRLAFHLMPPDGWLNDPNGLCEADGVYHVYFQYAPNTPAPDGRMARTWGHYAGPDLINLTYKGVPFWPETLDRDGCYSGSAFVEEDGTIDLYYTGNIKEAGDYDYIHDGRISNTILIKTQDGGRTYGPKQRLFGTPDYPKDCTRHVRDPKVWQEDDQYYMVLGARMQDDHGAVLFYESLDGISWRLLKIESTQGAFGYMWECPDYFELDGGTFLSFCPQGLESEAFRYENNHQAGYCRLQGPLRGKQLFRTFYEWDMGFDFYAPQSFVDERGRRIFIGWAGLPDKPYGNPTAEEEGWENCLTVPRVLFRRSGRIYQKPVSELKGLRTHPVQFADSGEWVLPDAAGDAEIAFKDPKAPWQIAIGSGVRLSYDGGVVTLKLDAETGCGRDVRRAAVEEIRNARLLIDRSILEIYFNDGETVMTTRYYEKFGANRSLRVVFNCEKASIYAWNMRSMPADKIYDEGEN, encoded by the coding sequence ATGCAAAAAAATCAATGGCGTTTAGCTTTTCATTTGATGCCGCCGGACGGCTGGCTCAACGACCCCAACGGGCTGTGCGAAGCCGACGGTGTTTATCACGTCTATTTCCAGTACGCCCCCAACACGCCGGCGCCGGACGGCCGCATGGCGCGGACCTGGGGGCATTACGCCGGGCCGGATCTCATAAACCTGACGTACAAAGGCGTGCCGTTCTGGCCGGAAACTCTTGACCGGGACGGGTGTTACTCTGGCAGCGCCTTTGTGGAAGAAGATGGCACCATCGACTTGTATTACACCGGCAATATTAAAGAAGCCGGGGATTACGATTATATCCACGATGGCCGGATCTCCAACACGATTCTGATCAAGACCCAGGACGGCGGCAGAACCTACGGCCCGAAGCAGCGGCTTTTCGGCACGCCGGACTATCCGAAAGACTGCACCCGCCACGTCCGGGACCCGAAGGTCTGGCAGGAAGACGACCAGTATTACATGGTGCTTGGCGCGCGGATGCAGGACGACCACGGCGCGGTGCTGTTTTACGAGAGCCTGGACGGGATTTCCTGGCGCCTGCTCAAAATCGAAAGCACCCAGGGCGCCTTCGGCTACATGTGGGAATGTCCGGACTATTTTGAATTGGACGGCGGCACGTTTTTGTCCTTCTGTCCCCAGGGCCTCGAATCTGAAGCCTTCCGTTATGAAAACAATCACCAGGCCGGCTACTGCCGGCTTCAGGGGCCGCTCCGGGGCAAGCAGCTGTTCCGGACGTTTTATGAATGGGACATGGGCTTTGACTTTTACGCGCCCCAGAGTTTCGTCGACGAACGGGGGCGGCGCATCTTCATCGGCTGGGCCGGCCTTCCGGACAAGCCCTACGGCAACCCCACTGCGGAGGAAGAAGGCTGGGAAAACTGCCTGACGGTGCCCCGGGTGCTGTTCCGCCGCAGCGGCCGGATTTATCAGAAGCCCGTTTCGGAGCTCAAGGGGCTGCGGACGCATCCGGTGCAGTTTGCGGACAGCGGAGAGTGGGTGCTGCCTGACGCCGCAGGGGATGCGGAAATTGCGTTTAAAGATCCCAAGGCGCCGTGGCAGATCGCGATTGGCTCCGGGGTGCGGTTGTCTTACGACGGCGGCGTCGTGACCTTAAAACTCGATGCCGAAACGGGCTGCGGCCGGGACGTCCGGCGGGCGGCTGTCGAAGAAATCCGCAATGCCCGGCTGCTCATCGACCGTTCCATTCTGGAAATTTATTTCAACGACGGAGAGACGGTCATGACGACGCGCTATTACGAAAAATTTGGCGCAAACCGCAGCCTGAGGGTGGTCTTTAACTGTGAAAAAGCGAGCATTTACGCGTGGAACATGCGCAGCATGCCAGCTGATAAAATTTATGATGAAGGGGAGAATTGA